One part of the Asterias amurensis chromosome 11, ASM3211899v1 genome encodes these proteins:
- the LOC139944639 gene encoding uncharacterized protein isoform X1: MACSTMPNLDPFVFDPQSDEPTALSSKWDKWLKRFERAMVGYDINGAKRKRALLLHYGGEHLETVFDTLSDTGDENDYEQAIEALTAHFVPNPLHETIIFFRSLKQNPEENVDQFCTRLRNAAEKCEFGDLNRQLIIQFSIGCSSIELRREALDNILVDKPYKLPQLLDFTQSLELTNKQAGAVQNQTVIQKTPDKLSQSQTQHIGDKPTRHESKEQGVLYDESRHKPLNDSTKNRPTQQNGNSVTPGRSPHPASGKKPTLSTPVSVSTSKQLLHKNGQSKKAKFNPELEKQLLQSYEELEDSKQGSYKAAAICILENNPDLANFTPSQLADKIRHLVKNKKDQKKTSRSRRASRKAELSDDELEFIREQCNDEPKNSELFS, from the exons ATGGCGTGCAGTACTATGCCCAACCTGGATCCATTCGTGTTTGACCCGCAGAGTGATGAGCCCACCGCTCTCAGTTCCAAATGGGACAAATGGCTGAAACGTTTTGAAAGAGCTATGGTCGGTTATGACATTAACGGAGCCAAAAGAAAGCGGGCATTGCTATTGCATTACGGAGGTGAGCATCTTGAGACTGTTTTTGATACACTTTCTGACACAGGAGATGAGAATGATTATGAGCAGGCGATAGAAGCTTTGACGGCTCACTTCGTTCCAAACCCCCTCCATGAAACTATCATCTTCTTCAGGAGTTTGAAACAGAACCCGGAGGAAAACGTTGATCAGTTTTGTACCCGTCTCCGAAATGCTGCAGAAAAATGTGAGTTTGGTGATCTGAATCGCCAACTGATCATACAATTCAGTATAGGATGCTCTTCAATAGAACTTCGGCGTGAAGCACTTGACAATATTCTTGTCGATAAGCCGTACAAGCTACCACAGCTGTTAGACTTCACACAGTCCCTTGAattgacaaacaaacaagccGGTGCCGTTCAAAACCAAACCGTCATTCAGAAAACCCCCGACAAACTTTCTCAGAGTCAGACTCAACACATCGGTGACAAACCTACCCGTCATGAGAGCAAAGAGCAAGGAGTTCTCTATGATGAGAGCAGACACAAGCCACTGAACGACAGTACCAAGAATAGACCTACACAGCAAAACGGAAATAGTGTAACTCCG GGGCGTTCTCCACATCCTGCCTCTGGGAAGAAACCAACTCTTTCTACCCCG GTTTCAGTGTCAACCTCCAAACAATTGTTGCATAAAAACGGCCAATCAAAGAAAGCAAAGTTCAATCCTGAACTGGAAAAACAGTTATTGCAGAGTTACGAGGAATTGGAAGATAGCAAACAAGGAAGCTACAAGGCTGCG GCAATTTGTATCTTGGAAAACAACCCAGATTTGGCTAATTTTACACCGTCACAACTGGCAGATAAAATTCGTCATTtagtgaaaaataaaaaag ATCAGAAGAAGACTTCAAG ATCTCGACGTGCTAGCCGCAAGGCGGAGCTATCTGATGATGA GCTCGAGTTTATCCGCGAGCAATGCAATGATGA GCCCAAAAACTCTGAACTATTCTCATAG
- the LOC139944639 gene encoding uncharacterized protein isoform X2 has product MACSTMPNLDPFVFDPQSDEPTALSSKWDKWLKRFERAMVGYDINGAKRKRALLLHYGGEHLETVFDTLSDTGDENDYEQAIEALTAHFVPNPLHETIIFFRSLKQNPEENVDQFCTRLRNAAEKCEFGDLNRQLIIQFSIGCSSIELRREALDNILVDKPYKLPQLLDFTQSLELTNKQAGAVQNQTVIQKTPDKLSQSQTQHIGDKPTRHESKEQGVLYDESRHKPLNDSTKNRPTQQNGNSVTPVSVSTSKQLLHKNGQSKKAKFNPELEKQLLQSYEELEDSKQGSYKAAAICILENNPDLANFTPSQLADKIRHLVKNKKDQKKTSRSRRASRKAELSDDELEFIREQCNDEPKNSELFS; this is encoded by the exons ATGGCGTGCAGTACTATGCCCAACCTGGATCCATTCGTGTTTGACCCGCAGAGTGATGAGCCCACCGCTCTCAGTTCCAAATGGGACAAATGGCTGAAACGTTTTGAAAGAGCTATGGTCGGTTATGACATTAACGGAGCCAAAAGAAAGCGGGCATTGCTATTGCATTACGGAGGTGAGCATCTTGAGACTGTTTTTGATACACTTTCTGACACAGGAGATGAGAATGATTATGAGCAGGCGATAGAAGCTTTGACGGCTCACTTCGTTCCAAACCCCCTCCATGAAACTATCATCTTCTTCAGGAGTTTGAAACAGAACCCGGAGGAAAACGTTGATCAGTTTTGTACCCGTCTCCGAAATGCTGCAGAAAAATGTGAGTTTGGTGATCTGAATCGCCAACTGATCATACAATTCAGTATAGGATGCTCTTCAATAGAACTTCGGCGTGAAGCACTTGACAATATTCTTGTCGATAAGCCGTACAAGCTACCACAGCTGTTAGACTTCACACAGTCCCTTGAattgacaaacaaacaagccGGTGCCGTTCAAAACCAAACCGTCATTCAGAAAACCCCCGACAAACTTTCTCAGAGTCAGACTCAACACATCGGTGACAAACCTACCCGTCATGAGAGCAAAGAGCAAGGAGTTCTCTATGATGAGAGCAGACACAAGCCACTGAACGACAGTACCAAGAATAGACCTACACAGCAAAACGGAAATAGTGTAACTCCG GTTTCAGTGTCAACCTCCAAACAATTGTTGCATAAAAACGGCCAATCAAAGAAAGCAAAGTTCAATCCTGAACTGGAAAAACAGTTATTGCAGAGTTACGAGGAATTGGAAGATAGCAAACAAGGAAGCTACAAGGCTGCG GCAATTTGTATCTTGGAAAACAACCCAGATTTGGCTAATTTTACACCGTCACAACTGGCAGATAAAATTCGTCATTtagtgaaaaataaaaaag ATCAGAAGAAGACTTCAAG ATCTCGACGTGCTAGCCGCAAGGCGGAGCTATCTGATGATGA GCTCGAGTTTATCCGCGAGCAATGCAATGATGA GCCCAAAAACTCTGAACTATTCTCATAG